A genomic segment from Chlorogloeopsis sp. ULAP01 encodes:
- a CDS encoding oxidoreductase, whose amino-acid sequence MNLDKNCVAPKVWLITGCSTGFGRALAEAVLKKGDHLLATAREPEQLRALIDHYPKTAFGERLDVTICQEIQAAVDAAIKTFGRIDVLVNNAGYGLIGALEEVSDADIRQQFETNFFGAVHLIQTVLPLMRQQGSGHIVNMSSTAGLVGFGGSSIYCGTKFALEGISEALAKEVRSFGIKVTLIEPGAFRTDFNGRSLAAVKQSIDAYATVTGASLQWFKDMDGKQLGNPRSAAQAIIQAVESPHPPMRLALGTDAMSLIQEKLEWVKTDLDAWQQVTVSTDYTDKNSGVMVS is encoded by the coding sequence ATGAACTTAGACAAAAATTGTGTCGCTCCTAAAGTTTGGTTAATTACAGGATGCTCAACAGGATTCGGACGTGCGCTAGCAGAAGCTGTGTTGAAGAAGGGCGACCATCTGCTGGCGACTGCTCGCGAACCAGAGCAACTTCGCGCTTTAATTGACCATTATCCAAAAACTGCATTCGGCGAGCGTCTAGATGTAACCATATGCCAAGAGATACAAGCAGCCGTTGATGCAGCAATCAAAACATTTGGTCGAATTGATGTACTCGTCAACAATGCTGGCTATGGACTGATTGGCGCACTCGAAGAAGTCAGTGATGCTGATATTCGCCAACAGTTTGAAACCAACTTCTTTGGGGCAGTTCATCTAATCCAAACTGTTTTGCCTCTGATGCGCCAGCAAGGTAGCGGTCACATTGTGAATATGTCATCTACAGCAGGATTAGTGGGGTTTGGTGGTAGCAGTATCTACTGTGGCACTAAATTTGCCCTTGAAGGTATATCTGAAGCCCTGGCTAAAGAGGTGAGATCCTTTGGAATTAAAGTGACTTTAATTGAACCTGGGGCATTTCGCACAGACTTTAATGGACGCTCTCTGGCAGCAGTTAAACAATCCATTGATGCCTATGCGACCGTAACCGGTGCCTCGTTGCAGTGGTTCAAAGATATGGATGGTAAGCAACTTGGCAATCCACGATCGGCGGCACAAGCCATCATTCAAGCTGTGGAAAGTCCTCATCCGCCGATGCGACTGGCGTTAGGCACGGATGCCATGAGCCTGATTCAGGAAAAACTGGAATGGGTCAAAACGGATTTGGATGCTTGGCAGCAGGTTACTGTAAGTACGGATTATACAGATAAAAACAGTGGGGTAATGGTTAGTTAG
- a CDS encoding NIPSNAP family protein: MHTFKALALFWLIAFPGIVNAQDRYVCPSNGSELQQLRIYEVNRSNKEAFHKRFQDHALRIMKRHGFKIIDIWESDSGEKVEFIYLLAWPDKSTMDLRWKEFLSDKEWTDIKKQTAAESGELVREVNGYPLTRVSYSPVCAKK, from the coding sequence ATGCACACTTTCAAAGCTCTAGCACTCTTTTGGCTCATCGCCTTCCCTGGCATTGTTAATGCACAGGATCGCTATGTTTGCCCAAGCAATGGCAGCGAACTTCAGCAACTAAGAATCTATGAGGTCAATCGCAGCAACAAAGAGGCTTTTCATAAGCGCTTTCAGGATCATGCTCTAAGGATCATGAAGCGACATGGTTTTAAGATCATTGACATATGGGAAAGTGATTCTGGTGAGAAGGTTGAATTTATCTATCTTCTGGCTTGGCCGGACAAAAGCACAATGGATTTACGCTGGAAAGAGTTCCTCTCAGACAAAGAATGGACTGATATCAAGAAGCAGACAGCGGCTGAAAGCGGAGAACTAGTCCGAGAAGTTAATGGCTACCCCCTAACTCGCGTGTCTTACAGTCCGGTATGCGCCAAGAAATGA
- a CDS encoding SDR family NAD(P)-dependent oxidoreductase: MIRLDDQVAIITGSGRGLGAAYAHLLAERGARVVIHDAGVNKDGTGFDPNVAADAARKIQEAGGVAFPINAILDSRDNCQSLVETTLLKFGRLDILIHNAGWVAYQSVQELTPDFLQRAISINLEAPTWLAQAAFGTMKQQNYGRIVLTTSDRAIYQQYALSGLAPYAMGKMAQIGLMNVLAVEGKEHGILVNAISPVAKTRMWNVQDEPLELRPDQVAPGLLYLASGECQESGFILRASNGQFTAVRWIERDNVDYPLNLAAVEVSTAEDLATRWQDIAVDVAF, encoded by the coding sequence GTGATTCGGCTCGACGATCAAGTAGCAATTATTACTGGAAGCGGGCGAGGTTTGGGGGCAGCCTATGCCCACCTGCTTGCGGAAAGAGGAGCGCGTGTCGTTATACATGACGCAGGCGTTAACAAAGATGGAACCGGATTCGATCCGAACGTGGCGGCTGATGCTGCACGGAAAATTCAAGAAGCAGGTGGAGTTGCATTCCCAATCAACGCAATCCTTGATAGTAGAGATAACTGCCAAAGTCTAGTGGAAACTACGCTCTTGAAGTTTGGTCGCCTCGACATCTTGATTCACAATGCCGGATGGGTTGCCTATCAGTCAGTGCAAGAACTAACGCCTGATTTTCTACAGCGCGCCATCAGCATTAATTTAGAGGCACCAACATGGCTGGCTCAAGCCGCCTTTGGGACGATGAAACAGCAAAACTACGGACGGATTGTGCTGACGACTTCGGATAGAGCGATTTATCAGCAATATGCACTCAGTGGTCTTGCCCCTTATGCGATGGGAAAAATGGCACAGATAGGTCTGATGAATGTGCTCGCGGTTGAAGGCAAAGAGCATGGAATTCTCGTTAATGCGATTTCGCCGGTAGCCAAAACGCGGATGTGGAACGTACAAGATGAGCCTCTTGAGTTGCGACCCGATCAAGTAGCCCCCGGATTGTTATATCTCGCTTCTGGTGAATGCCAAGAGTCTGGATTTATATTAAGGGCAAGCAATGGTCAATTCACAGCAGTGCGCTGGATCGAGCGAGACAATGTGGACTATCCATTAAACCTTGCCGCTGTTGAGGTTTCTACTGCGGAGGATTTGGCTACTCGCTGGCAGGATATTGCTGTGGATGTTGCGTTTTAA
- a CDS encoding MobB protein — protein MVNDPVKRTKSIKVYLFEEEKTTIEEKAIATGVTASEYLRSCGLRRVLTAKPSADLITIRATAGNLKSELMMLSHLAKETNNQQILDTVNKAIALVDQTIVAAFNIDVPDKSPSSQDK, from the coding sequence ATGGTAAATGACCCCGTAAAGCGAACTAAATCCATCAAGGTATACCTCTTTGAGGAAGAGAAAACTACCATTGAGGAAAAAGCGATCGCCACAGGGGTAACTGCATCTGAGTATTTACGTTCCTGTGGATTAAGGCGGGTACTAACGGCAAAACCGTCTGCCGACTTGATAACTATCCGCGCTACTGCTGGAAACCTTAAAAGCGAACTGATGATGTTATCTCACTTAGCGAAAGAAACAAACAACCAGCAAATTTTGGATACTGTTAATAAGGCGATCGCACTTGTAGATCAGACCATCGTAGCTGCATTTAACATAGACGTTCCCGATAAATCACCCTCAAGCCAAGATAAATAA
- a CDS encoding relaxase/mobilization nuclease domain-containing protein, translating to MIPVIYKKPNFLDTLKYVLGKDDAAIVDTNMMGTKPDEFNQQFLTIKYTNKAVKRQCAHLIISIAHRPNYHEHLSDSQYSYVAREYLKDMGYLPKEESSVATTSQFVAVRHHDRNHEHLHIITSRIRLDGSLVNDSYDYFNSQVSTRRIAAELGLEVTPTTNEAVASRLEQEYGIITLTSPNRSKSIRAVNSKHKTPTSKEIIRQAIGEAIKDSPTVSTFIQRLEENSIGVLPKMQGEELLGFTYIHNDVKIAGYQVYKPYSWNKLRSEYGIMYNSDKDKEVIQKAKARAINRINSKILSKNDYLYSDKPTSSSASDSNGDTDSNSKTPVSTCILNSNYPSEIPVIQSKLEDNPTLKANNTKKKVQPHPQKQYPQQDISEENGLTAKQFLEEQSSPVPPSLNLLPSTLKHLPSIITDYMLVTNNFRIKGRELSASLDSNTLSVCRHGDNTPVMQTCYSQGSWYEEIPTRLTRNEIEQIDSLRFFTQQVLMNKQRSQRGIEQ from the coding sequence TTGATTCCCGTCATCTACAAAAAACCCAATTTTCTCGACACGCTCAAGTATGTCTTGGGGAAAGATGATGCTGCGATTGTCGATACTAATATGATGGGAACAAAGCCAGATGAATTTAACCAGCAGTTTCTCACCATCAAGTACACAAACAAAGCAGTTAAACGGCAGTGCGCCCACCTCATTATCTCAATCGCACACCGCCCGAACTACCACGAGCATTTATCTGATAGTCAGTACAGTTATGTAGCAAGAGAATATCTCAAAGATATGGGATACTTGCCCAAGGAAGAATCATCTGTAGCAACTACCAGTCAGTTTGTGGCAGTACGCCACCACGATCGCAACCACGAACACCTGCATATAATCACCTCCCGGATTCGGTTAGATGGCAGCTTAGTTAATGATTCCTATGATTATTTCAACTCCCAAGTCTCAACTAGACGCATCGCGGCGGAACTAGGATTGGAAGTAACACCGACAACAAATGAAGCCGTCGCCTCTAGGTTAGAGCAAGAGTACGGAATAATTACACTCACCAGCCCCAACCGATCAAAAAGTATTAGAGCAGTCAACAGTAAGCACAAAACCCCAACCAGTAAGGAAATTATTCGCCAAGCAATAGGAGAAGCCATTAAGGACAGTCCCACCGTCTCTACGTTCATTCAACGCCTGGAGGAAAACAGCATTGGAGTATTGCCTAAGATGCAGGGGGAAGAACTACTAGGCTTTACCTACATTCATAATGATGTCAAAATTGCAGGTTATCAAGTATACAAACCTTATAGCTGGAACAAACTGCGGTCTGAATATGGAATAATGTACAACTCAGATAAAGATAAAGAAGTAATTCAAAAAGCTAAAGCCAGAGCAATTAACCGCATAAATAGCAAAATACTAAGTAAGAATGATTACTTATATAGTGATAAACCTACTAGCAGCAGTGCAAGTGATAGCAATGGTGATACCGATAGTAATTCCAAAACACCTGTTAGTACATGTATACTAAACAGTAATTATCCAAGTGAGATTCCAGTAATACAATCCAAATTGGAAGACAACCCCACATTGAAAGCAAATAACACTAAGAAAAAAGTTCAGCCGCATCCCCAAAAACAGTACCCACAACAGGATATTTCAGAAGAAAATGGTCTTACTGCTAAACAATTCCTGGAAGAGCAATCTTCCCCTGTTCCTCCTTCTCTTAACCTTCTGCCTTCTACTCTCAAACATTTGCCTTCTATAATTACTGACTATATGCTTGTTACCAATAACTTCCGTATCAAAGGACGGGAGTTGAGTGCCAGCTTAGATAGCAATACTCTGAGTGTTTGCCGTCATGGGGATAATACTCCTGTGATGCAAACCTGCTACAGTCAGGGAAGCTGGTACGAAGAAATACCAACTCGATTAACAAGAAACGAAATTGAGCAGATTGACAGTCTGCGTTTCTTTACGCAACAAGTATTAATGAATAAACAGCGATCGCAAAGAGGTATTGAGCAGTAG